One part of the Arabidopsis thaliana chromosome 4, partial sequence genome encodes these proteins:
- the SAPX gene encoding stromal ascorbate peroxidase (stromal ascorbate peroxidase (SAPX); FUNCTIONS IN: L-ascorbate peroxidase activity; INVOLVED IN: oxidation reduction, response to oxidative stress; LOCATED IN: mitochondrion, chloroplast stroma, chloroplast, membrane; EXPRESSED IN: 22 plant structures; EXPRESSED DURING: 14 growth stages; CONTAINS InterPro DOMAIN/s: Haem peroxidase (InterPro:IPR010255), Plant ascorbate peroxidase (InterPro:IPR002207), Peroxidases heam-ligand binding site (InterPro:IPR019793), Haem peroxidase, plant/fungal/bacterial (InterPro:IPR002016); BEST Arabidopsis thaliana protein match is: thylakoidal ascorbate peroxidase (TAIR:AT1G77490.1); Has 9797 Blast hits to 7922 proteins in 1252 species: Archae - 60; Bacteria - 2389; Metazoa - 388; Fungi - 725; Plants - 3386; Viruses - 0; Other Eukaryotes - 2849 (source: NCBI BLink).) codes for MAERVSLTLNGTLLSPPPTTTTTTMSSSLRSTTAASLLLRSSSSSSRSTLTLSASSSLSFVRSLVSSPRLSSSSSLSQKYRIASVNRSFNSTTAATKSSSSDPDQLKNAREDIKELLSTKFCHPILVRLGWHDAGTYNKNIKEWPQRGGANGSLRFDIELKHAANAGLVNALNLIKDIKEKYSGISYADLFQLASATAIEEAGGPKIPMKYGRVDASGPEDCPEEGRLPDAGPPSPATHLREVFYRMGLDDKDIVALSGAHTLGRSRPERSGWGKPETKYTKEGPGAPGGQSWTPEWLKFDNSYFKEIKEKRDEDLLVLPTDAAIFEDSSFKVYAEKYAADQDAFFKDYAVAHAKLSNLGAEFNPPEGIVI; via the exons ATGGCAGAGCGTGTGTCTCTCACACTCAACGGAACCCTCCTTTCTCCTCCtcccacaacaacaacaacaacaatgtcttcttctctccgaTCTACCACCGCcgcttctcttctcctccgctcctcctcctcctcctccagatccactctcactctctccgcttcctcctctctctccTTCGTCAGATCTCTCGTCTCTTCTCCacgtctctcttcttcttcatccctCTCTCAG AAATATCGAATTGCGTCGGTGAATCGGAGTTTCAACTCCACCACCGCCGCTACtaaatcttcatcttcagatCCTGATCAGTTGAAGAACGCTAGAGAAGATATCAAAGAGCTTCTCAGCACCAAATTCTGCCATCCGATTTTGGTTAGATTAGGTTGGCATGATGCTGGTACGTATAACAAGAACATTAAGGAATGGCCACAAAGAGGTGGAGCTAATGGAAGTTTGAGATTCGATATTGAGCTTAAACATGCTGCTAACGCTG GTCTTGTGAATGCTTTAAACTTGATTAAGGATATCAAAGAGAAATACTCTGGGATCAGTTATGCTGATTTGTTCCAGTTAGCTAGTGCTACTGCTATAGAG GAAGCTGGAGGACCGAAAATACCGATGAAATATGGTAGAGTTGATGCCTCTGGTCCTGAGGATTGTCCAGAAGAAGGAAGGCTTCCAG ATGCTGGTCCTCCTTCACCTGCTACTCATCTCAGAGAAGTTTTTTACAGAATGGGATTAGATGACAAG GACATAGTTGCATTATCTGGTGCTCACACGTTAGGAAGATCTAGGCCAGAACGTAGTGGTTGGGGGAAGCCTGAGACGAAGTACACG AAAGAAGGACCTGGAGCACCAGGAGGACAGTCATGGACACCAGAGTGGCTGAAGTTTGATAATTCTTACTTCAAG GAGATcaaggaaaagagagatgaagatcTCCTTGTCCTACCCACTGATGCTGCCATCTTCGAAGATTCTTCTTTCAAG GTCTATGCTGAAAAGTATGCTGCAGATCAGGATGCATTTTTCAAGGATTACGCTGTAGCCCATGCGAAGCTCAGCAATCTTGGAGCAGAATTTAACCCTCCGGAG GGTATCGTTATCTAA
- the SAPX gene encoding stromal ascorbate peroxidase (stromal ascorbate peroxidase (SAPX); FUNCTIONS IN: L-ascorbate peroxidase activity; INVOLVED IN: response to oxidative stress, oxidation reduction; LOCATED IN: mitochondrion, chloroplast stroma, chloroplast, membrane; EXPRESSED IN: 22 plant structures; EXPRESSED DURING: 15 growth stages; CONTAINS InterPro DOMAIN/s: Haem peroxidase (InterPro:IPR010255), Plant ascorbate peroxidase (InterPro:IPR002207), Peroxidases heam-ligand binding site (InterPro:IPR019793), Haem peroxidase, plant/fungal/bacterial (InterPro:IPR002016); BEST Arabidopsis thaliana protein match is: thylakoidal ascorbate peroxidase (TAIR:AT1G77490.1); Has 35333 Blast hits to 34131 proteins in 2444 species: Archae - 798; Bacteria - 22429; Metazoa - 974; Fungi - 991; Plants - 531; Viruses - 0; Other Eukaryotes - 9610 (source: NCBI BLink).) yields the protein MAERVSLTLNGTLLSPPPTTTTTTMSSSLRSTTAASLLLRSSSSSSRSTLTLSASSSLSFVRSLVSSPRLSSSSSLSQKKYRIASVNRSFNSTTAATKSSSSDPDQLKNAREDIKELLSTKFCHPILVRLGWHDAGTYNKNIKEWPQRGGANGSLRFDIELKHAANAGLVNALNLIKDIKEKYSGISYADLFQLASATAIEEAGGPKIPMKYGRVDASGPEDCPEEGRLPDAGPPSPATHLREVFYRMGLDDKDIVALSGAHTLGRSRPERSGWGKPETKYTKEGPGAPGGQSWTPEWLKFDNSYFKEIKEKRDEDLLVLPTDAAIFEDSSFKVYAEKYAADQDAFFKDYAVAHAKLSNLGAEFNPPEGIVI from the exons ATGGCAGAGCGTGTGTCTCTCACACTCAACGGAACCCTCCTTTCTCCTCCtcccacaacaacaacaacaacaatgtcttcttctctccgaTCTACCACCGCcgcttctcttctcctccgctcctcctcctcctcctccagatccactctcactctctccgcttcctcctctctctccTTCGTCAGATCTCTCGTCTCTTCTCCacgtctctcttcttcttcatccctCTCTCAG AAGAAATATCGAATTGCGTCGGTGAATCGGAGTTTCAACTCCACCACCGCCGCTACtaaatcttcatcttcagatCCTGATCAGTTGAAGAACGCTAGAGAAGATATCAAAGAGCTTCTCAGCACCAAATTCTGCCATCCGATTTTGGTTAGATTAGGTTGGCATGATGCTGGTACGTATAACAAGAACATTAAGGAATGGCCACAAAGAGGTGGAGCTAATGGAAGTTTGAGATTCGATATTGAGCTTAAACATGCTGCTAACGCTG GTCTTGTGAATGCTTTAAACTTGATTAAGGATATCAAAGAGAAATACTCTGGGATCAGTTATGCTGATTTGTTCCAGTTAGCTAGTGCTACTGCTATAGAG GAAGCTGGAGGACCGAAAATACCGATGAAATATGGTAGAGTTGATGCCTCTGGTCCTGAGGATTGTCCAGAAGAAGGAAGGCTTCCAG ATGCTGGTCCTCCTTCACCTGCTACTCATCTCAGAGAAGTTTTTTACAGAATGGGATTAGATGACAAG GACATAGTTGCATTATCTGGTGCTCACACGTTAGGAAGATCTAGGCCAGAACGTAGTGGTTGGGGGAAGCCTGAGACGAAGTACACG AAAGAAGGACCTGGAGCACCAGGAGGACAGTCATGGACACCAGAGTGGCTGAAGTTTGATAATTCTTACTTCAAG GAGATcaaggaaaagagagatgaagatcTCCTTGTCCTACCCACTGATGCTGCCATCTTCGAAGATTCTTCTTTCAAG GTCTATGCTGAAAAGTATGCTGCAGATCAGGATGCATTTTTCAAGGATTACGCTGTAGCCCATGCGAAGCTCAGCAATCTTGGAGCAGAATTTAACCCTCCGGAG GGTATCGTTATCTAA
- the SAPX gene encoding stromal ascorbate peroxidase (stromal ascorbate peroxidase (SAPX); FUNCTIONS IN: L-ascorbate peroxidase activity; INVOLVED IN: oxidation reduction, response to oxidative stress; LOCATED IN: mitochondrion, chloroplast stroma; EXPRESSED IN: 22 plant structures; EXPRESSED DURING: 14 growth stages; CONTAINS InterPro DOMAIN/s: Haem peroxidase (InterPro:IPR010255), Plant ascorbate peroxidase (InterPro:IPR002207), Peroxidases heam-ligand binding site (InterPro:IPR019793), Haem peroxidase, plant/fungal/bacterial (InterPro:IPR002016); BEST Arabidopsis thaliana protein match is: thylakoidal ascorbate peroxidase (TAIR:AT1G77490.1).), which translates to MAERVSLTLNGTLLSPPPTTTTTTMSSSLRSTTAASLLLRSSSSSSRSTLTLSASSSLSFVRSLVSSPRLSSSSSLSQKKYRIASVNRSFNSTTAATKSSSSDPDQLKNAREDIKELLSTKFCHPILVRLGWHDAGTYNKNIKEWPQRGGANGSLRFDIELKHAANAGLVNALNLIKDIKEKYSGISYADLFQLASATAIEEAGGPKIPMKYGRVDASGPEDCPEEGRLPDAGPPSPATHLREVFYRMGLDDKDIVALSGAHTLGRSRPERSGWGKPETKYTKEGPGAPGGQSWTPEWLKFDNSYFKVYAEKYAADQDAFFKDYAVAHAKLSNLGAEFNPPEGIVI; encoded by the exons ATGGCAGAGCGTGTGTCTCTCACACTCAACGGAACCCTCCTTTCTCCTCCtcccacaacaacaacaacaacaatgtcttcttctctccgaTCTACCACCGCcgcttctcttctcctccgctcctcctcctcctcctccagatccactctcactctctccgcttcctcctctctctccTTCGTCAGATCTCTCGTCTCTTCTCCacgtctctcttcttcttcatccctCTCTCAG AAGAAATATCGAATTGCGTCGGTGAATCGGAGTTTCAACTCCACCACCGCCGCTACtaaatcttcatcttcagatCCTGATCAGTTGAAGAACGCTAGAGAAGATATCAAAGAGCTTCTCAGCACCAAATTCTGCCATCCGATTTTGGTTAGATTAGGTTGGCATGATGCTGGTACGTATAACAAGAACATTAAGGAATGGCCACAAAGAGGTGGAGCTAATGGAAGTTTGAGATTCGATATTGAGCTTAAACATGCTGCTAACGCTG GTCTTGTGAATGCTTTAAACTTGATTAAGGATATCAAAGAGAAATACTCTGGGATCAGTTATGCTGATTTGTTCCAGTTAGCTAGTGCTACTGCTATAGAG GAAGCTGGAGGACCGAAAATACCGATGAAATATGGTAGAGTTGATGCCTCTGGTCCTGAGGATTGTCCAGAAGAAGGAAGGCTTCCAG ATGCTGGTCCTCCTTCACCTGCTACTCATCTCAGAGAAGTTTTTTACAGAATGGGATTAGATGACAAG GACATAGTTGCATTATCTGGTGCTCACACGTTAGGAAGATCTAGGCCAGAACGTAGTGGTTGGGGGAAGCCTGAGACGAAGTACACG AAAGAAGGACCTGGAGCACCAGGAGGACAGTCATGGACACCAGAGTGGCTGAAGTTTGATAATTCTTACTTCAAG GTCTATGCTGAAAAGTATGCTGCAGATCAGGATGCATTTTTCAAGGATTACGCTGTAGCCCATGCGAAGCTCAGCAATCTTGGAGCAGAATTTAACCCTCCGGAG GGTATCGTTATCTAA
- a CDS encoding uncharacterized protein (unknown protein; Has 30201 Blast hits to 17322 proteins in 780 species: Archae - 12; Bacteria - 1396; Metazoa - 17338; Fungi - 3422; Plants - 5037; Viruses - 0; Other Eukaryotes - 2996 (source: NCBI BLink).) → MESGIQPFSKGEYYGRGGEGWTCTVVVENCIQHLKKVRNMAEKESNMVVVETFSHPLEMDNSQKMWGVVDTFIQPSRKESSMVVVGSFRSMVVIETCSQPLGSTVVVVGSCRCIVVVETCSQTLEKESSMVDVRNSRRMVMMGSCRDMVVLKTCIETLEEDHSTVMVETCRRMVVVETCIQTLEKESSMLVVEKCRRMVVGKLCKLWITSSEFLVYDLTVHALHYLKLIMSL, encoded by the exons ATGGAGTCTGGTATTCAACCTTTTTCCAAAGGAGAGTATTATGGTAGAGGTGGTGAGGGGTGGACATGTACGGTGGTAGTAGAGAATTGTATTCAACATTTGAAGAAGGTGCGTAATATGGCGGAG AAGGAGAGtaatatggtggtggtggagacttttAGTCACCCTTTAGAGATGGACAATAGTCAGAAGATGTGGGGAgttgtagac ACCTTTATTCAACCATCGAGGAAAGAGAGTAgcatggtggtggtggggagcttTAGAAGTATGGTGGTAATAGAGACTTGTTCTCAACCTTTGGGAAG tacggtggtggtggtggggagctgtagatGTAtagtggtggtggagacttgtagtcaaactttggagaaagagagtagtatggtggaT GTGAGGAACTCTAGACGTATGGTGATGATGGGAAGCTGTAGAGATATGGTGGTGTTGAAAACTTGTATTGAAACTTTGGAGGAAGATCATAGTACTGTGatggtggagacttgtagacgtatggtggtggtggagacttgtattcAAACTTTGGAGAAGGAAAGTAGTATGCTGGTGGTGGAGAAatgtagacgtatggtggtgggAAAATTATGTAAGCTTTGGATTACTTCCTCAGAATTTCTTGTATATGATTTGACTGTTCATGCATTACACTATTTGAAGCTCATCATGTCGTTGTAA
- a CDS encoding Proline-rich extensin-like family protein, with product MGVIRTSRTMGLGQCMVYVVVLSAIAATVTSYPYTSPQTPHYNSPSHEHKIPKYTPHPKPSIYSSSPPPSYYSPSPKVDYKSPPPPYVYSSPPPPYYSPTPKVDYKSPPPPYVYSSPPPPYYSPSPKVDYKSPPPPYVYSSPPPPYYSPSPKVNYKSPPPPYYRSPPPPYYSPSPKVDYKSPPPPYVYSSPPPPYYSPSPKVDYKSPPPPYVYSSPPPPYYSPTPKVDYKSPPPPYVYSSPPPPYYSPSPKVDYKSPPPPYVYSSPPPPYYSPSPKVDYKSPPPPYVYNSPPPPYYSPSPKVDYKSPPPPYIYNSPPPPYYSPSPKVNYKTPPPPYVYSSPPPPYYSPSPKVNYKSPPPPYVYSSPPPPYYSPSPNVDYKSPPPPYVYSSPPTPYYSPSSKVTYKSPPPPYVY from the exons ATGGGTGTGATTAGAACCTCAAGAACGATGGGGTTAGGACAGTGCATGGTTTATGTTGTCGTCCTAAGTGCCATTGCGGCTACAGTGACATCATACCCTTACACATCCCCTCAAACTCCACATTACAATTCTCCAAGCCATGAACACAAAATCCCTAAGTACACACCACATCCAAAACCATCTATTTACAGCTCTTCACCACCTCCAtcatactactctccttctccaaag gttgactacaagtctccaccaccaccatacgtctacagctccccaccaccaccatactacagTCCAActccaaaggttgactacaagtccccaccacccccatacgtctacagctccccacccCCACCATACTACAGTCCATctccaaaggttgactacaagtctccaccaccaccatacgtctacagctccccacccccaccatactactctccttcaccaaaggttaactacaagtctccaccaccaccatactacagatctccaccaccaccatactacagTCCATCTCCAAAGGTTGATTACAAGTCCCCACCACCCCCATACGTCTACAGTTCCCCACccccaccatactactctccttctccaaaggttgactacaagtctccaccaccaccatacgtctacagctccccaccaccaccatactacagTCCAActccaaaggttgactacaagtccccaccacccccatacgtctacagctccccaccaccaccatactataGTCCATctccaaaggttgactacaagtCCCCACCACCCCCATACGTCTACAGTTCCCCACccccaccatactactctccttcaCCAAAAGTTGACTataagtctccaccaccaccatacgtctatAACTCCCCACCCCCACCATattactctccttctccaaaagttgactacaagtctccacctccaccatacATCTATAACTCCCCACCCCCACCATATTATTCTCCTTCACCAAAGGTAAACTACAAaactccaccaccaccatacgtctatagctccccaccaccaccatactactctccttctccaaaggttaactacaagtccccaccaccaccatatgtctacagctccccacctcCACCGTACTACTCCCCTTCTCCAAATGTCGACTACAAATCTCCCCCACCACCATATGTCTACAGCTCACCACCCAcaccatactactctccttcttctAAAGTCACTTACAAGTCTCCCCCACCACCATATGTCTACTAG
- a CDS encoding Proline-rich extensin-like family protein encodes MGVIRTSRTMGLGQCMVYVVVLSAIAATVTSYPYTSPQTPHYNSPSHEHKIPKYTPHPKPSIYSSSPPPSYYSPSPKVNYKSPPPPYVYSSPPPPYYSPSPNVDYKSPPPPYVYSSPPTPYYSPSSKVTYKSPPPPYVY; translated from the exons ATGGGTGTGATTAGAACCTCAAGAACGATGGGGTTAGGACAGTGCATGGTTTATGTTGTCGTCCTAAGTGCCATTGCGGCTACAGTGACATCATACCCTTACACATCCCCTCAAACTCCACATTACAATTCTCCAAGCCATGAACACAAAATCCCTAAGTACACACCACATCCAAAACCATCTATTTACAGCTCTTCACCACCTCCAtcatactactctccttctccaaag gttaactacaagtccccaccaccaccatatgtctacagctccccacctcCACCGTACTACTCCCCTTCTCCAAATGTCGACTACAAATCTCCCCCACCACCATATGTCTACAGCTCACCACCCAcaccatactactctccttcttctAAAGTCACTTACAAGTCTCCCCCACCACCATATGTCTACTAG
- a CDS encoding Proline-rich extensin-like family protein (Proline-rich extensin-like family protein; FUNCTIONS IN: structural constituent of cell wall; INVOLVED IN: plant-type cell wall organization; LOCATED IN: cellular_component unknown; EXPRESSED IN: male gametophyte; EXPRESSED DURING: M germinated pollen stage; CONTAINS InterPro DOMAIN/s: Extensin-like repeat (InterPro:IPR006706); BEST Arabidopsis thaliana protein match is: Proline-rich extensin-like family protein (TAIR:AT4G08410.1); Has 197190 Blast hits to 41529 proteins in 1665 species: Archae - 390; Bacteria - 28435; Metazoa - 74378; Fungi - 33240; Plants - 30216; Viruses - 5197; Other Eukaryotes - 25334 (source: NCBI BLink).), producing MGVIRTSRTMGLGQCMVYVVVLSAIAATVTSYPYTSPQTPHYNSPSHEHKIPKYTPHPKPSIYSSSPPPSYYSPSPKVDYKSPPPSYVYSSPPPPYYSPSPKVDYKSLPPPYVYSSPPPPYYSPSPKVNYKSPPPPYVYSSPPPPYYSPSPKGDYKSPPPPYVYSSPPPPYYSPSPKVDYKSPPPPYVYSSPPPPYYSPTPKVDYKSPPPPYVYSSPPPPYYSPSPKVDYKSPPPPYVYSSPPPPYYSPSPKVNYKSPPPPYYRSPPPPYYSPSPKVDYKSPPPPYVYSSPPPPYYSPSPKVDYKSPPPPYVYSSPPPPYYSPTPKVDYKSPPPPYVYSSPPPPYYSPSPKVDYKSPPPPYVYSSPPPPYYSPSPKVDYKSPPPPYVYNSPPPPYYSPSPKVDYKSPPPPYIYNSPPPPYYSPSPKVNYKTPPPPYVYSSPPPPYYSPSPKVNYKSPPPPYVYSSPPPPYYSPSPNVDYKSPPPPYVYSSPPTPYYSPSSKVTYKSPPPPYVY from the coding sequence ATGGGTGTGATTAGAACCTCAAGAACGATGGGGTTAGGACAGTGCATGGTTTATGTTGTCGTCCTAAGTGCCATTGCGGCTACAGTGACATCATACCCTTACACATCCCCTCAAACTCCACATTACAATTCTCCAAGCCATGAACACAAAATCCCTAAGTACACACCACATCCAAAACCATCTATTTACAGCTCTTCACCACCTCCAtcatactactctccttctccaaaggttgattacaagtctccaccaccatcaTACGTTTACAgttccccaccaccaccatactactctccgtctccaaaggttgactacaagtCCCTACCACCCCCATACGTCTACAGTTCCCCACccccaccatactactctccttcaccaaaggttaactacaagtctccaccgccaccatacgtctacagctctccaccaccaccatactacagTCCATCTCCAAAGGGtgactacaagtctccaccaccccCATACGTCTACAGTTCCCCACccccaccatactactctccttctccaaaggttgactacaagtctccaccaccaccatacgtctacagctccccaccaccaccatactacagTCCAActccaaaggttgactacaagtccccaccacccccatacgtctacagctccccacccCCACCATACTACAGTCCATctccaaaggttgactacaagtctccaccaccaccatacgtctacagctccccacccccaccatactactctccttcaccaaaggttaactacaagtctccaccaccaccatactacagatctccaccaccaccatactacagTCCATCTCCAAAGGTTGATTACAAGTCCCCACCACCCCCATACGTCTACAGTTCCCCACccccaccatactactctccttctccaaaggttgactacaagtctccaccaccaccatacgtctacagctccccaccaccaccatactacagTCCAActccaaaggttgactacaagtccccaccacccccatacgtctacagctccccaccaccaccatactataGTCCATctccaaaggttgactacaagtCCCCACCACCCCCATACGTCTACAGTTCCCCACccccaccatactactctccttcaCCAAAAGTTGACTataagtctccaccaccaccatacgtctatAACTCCCCACCCCCACCATattactctccttctccaaaagttgactacaagtctccacctccaccatacATCTATAACTCCCCACCCCCACCATATTATTCTCCTTCACCAAAGGTAAACTACAAaactccaccaccaccatacgtctatagctccccaccaccaccatactactctccttctccaaaggttaactacaagtccccaccaccaccatatgtctacagctccccacctcCACCGTACTACTCCCCTTCTCCAAATGTCGACTACAAATCTCCCCCACCACCATATGTCTACAGCTCACCACCCAcaccatactactctccttcttctAAAGTCACTTACAAGTCTCCCCCACCACCATATGTCTACTAG
- a CDS encoding uncharacterized protein (unknown protein; LOCATED IN: endomembrane system; Has 30201 Blast hits to 17322 proteins in 780 species: Archae - 12; Bacteria - 1396; Metazoa - 17338; Fungi - 3422; Plants - 5037; Viruses - 0; Other Eukaryotes - 2996 (source: NCBI BLink).) has translation MSMGCGEKRISFLNFMSLKVMMVAEIFPAINNTVFNLSLVARFKFN, from the coding sequence ATGTCGATGGGTTGTGGTGAAAAGAgaatttcttttctaaattttatgtCGCTGAAGGTGATGATGGTCGCTGAAATTTTTCCGGCGATCAATAATACCGTCTTTAACTTGTCACTTGTAGCTCgtttcaaatttaattaa